In Thalassoglobus sp. JC818, the following are encoded in one genomic region:
- a CDS encoding glycoside hydrolase family 32 protein, protein MRSFLNLLAPALLLFIVLGQSNLLAAETLFDFEGDGFGAWSVEGAAFGETPVVGKTLSVEGYKGRRFLNSFHGGDPAQGELISPEFVISDQFIVFLISGGRHPGKTGAELIIDDEAVRSATGNHSGVMEWRTWDVSELKGKKAKLRIFDQATGDWGHINLDHVLLTSQPRINPGQVRLDQYRRTPWYYREQFRPQFHFTPELNWMNDPNGLVYHDGEYHLFYQHNPHGNGWGHMSWGHAVSRDLCHWEHLPIALHEEYGTMIFSGSAVVDSNNTSGFGTLENPPMVAIYTGNGHGKQTQDLAYSLDNGRHWTKYSKNPVLDLDEAHFRDPKVFWHSPTNRWVMVVSLAAKKIIQFYGSPNLKDWTLLSEFGPAGVDTKPNWECPDVFELPIEGKPGETGWVLEADIGGGSIAGGSGGEYFVGEFDGTTFQADSKESQWVDFGRDFYAPISWDNIPSEDGRRIWIGWMNNWETALVPTSPWRSSMSIPRALSLREVDGSLRLIQRPVQELEKLRGQEKQLTNVAINGDQAVPLDSLNSRQREIIAEFEVGDAEEFGLRVCEGPDERTVIGVRPQASEVFVDRTQSGEVEFHPAFPGRHAAPISIKNGRVQLHIFVDTSSVELFANDGEITITDRIFPSEASDGVTLYSKEGTARLVSLQIWELNSIWHNPKEQ, encoded by the coding sequence ATGAGATCGTTTCTGAACTTGCTCGCACCCGCCCTCTTGCTCTTCATTGTTTTGGGTCAGTCAAATCTGCTGGCAGCCGAAACCCTCTTCGACTTCGAAGGTGACGGATTCGGTGCGTGGTCCGTGGAAGGCGCTGCCTTTGGCGAAACACCAGTCGTCGGTAAAACACTCAGTGTTGAAGGATACAAGGGACGGCGATTTCTCAACTCGTTCCACGGAGGAGACCCAGCACAAGGTGAGTTGATCTCTCCAGAATTCGTCATCTCAGACCAGTTCATCGTGTTCCTGATTTCAGGTGGGCGACATCCGGGAAAAACCGGAGCGGAACTGATCATCGACGATGAAGCAGTCCGCTCGGCGACTGGCAATCATTCTGGAGTCATGGAGTGGCGAACCTGGGATGTCTCAGAGCTGAAAGGGAAGAAAGCAAAGCTTCGCATCTTCGACCAAGCCACAGGAGACTGGGGACACATCAACCTCGATCACGTCCTCTTGACCAGCCAGCCACGCATCAATCCCGGTCAAGTTCGACTCGACCAGTACCGCCGCACTCCCTGGTACTACCGCGAACAATTCCGTCCACAGTTTCACTTCACTCCCGAACTCAACTGGATGAACGACCCCAACGGGCTCGTCTATCACGACGGCGAATACCATTTGTTCTATCAGCACAATCCACACGGAAACGGCTGGGGACACATGAGTTGGGGGCATGCTGTCAGTCGCGACTTGTGTCACTGGGAGCATCTTCCGATCGCCCTTCACGAAGAATACGGGACGATGATTTTCTCCGGCAGCGCTGTCGTCGACTCCAACAACACCAGCGGATTCGGAACACTCGAGAACCCGCCAATGGTTGCCATCTACACAGGTAACGGCCACGGGAAACAGACTCAAGATCTCGCTTACAGCCTCGACAACGGACGCCATTGGACCAAGTATTCTAAAAACCCGGTTCTCGATCTCGACGAGGCTCACTTCAGAGACCCCAAGGTTTTCTGGCACTCACCGACCAATCGCTGGGTCATGGTTGTCTCGTTAGCTGCTAAGAAAATTATTCAGTTCTACGGATCTCCGAATCTGAAAGACTGGACGCTGCTAAGTGAGTTCGGTCCTGCAGGCGTCGACACCAAACCGAACTGGGAATGTCCGGACGTGTTTGAACTCCCCATCGAAGGTAAGCCCGGAGAAACAGGCTGGGTACTGGAAGCAGACATCGGAGGCGGTTCCATCGCAGGCGGGTCGGGAGGCGAATACTTCGTCGGCGAATTCGACGGCACAACATTTCAGGCGGATTCGAAAGAGTCGCAATGGGTTGACTTCGGCAGAGACTTTTACGCCCCCATTTCGTGGGACAATATTCCTTCCGAAGACGGCCGAAGAATCTGGATCGGTTGGATGAACAACTGGGAAACCGCCCTCGTCCCGACGAGCCCCTGGCGAAGCAGCATGTCGATTCCACGAGCACTGTCACTTCGCGAAGTCGACGGCTCTCTTCGGCTCATTCAGCGTCCAGTGCAAGAACTCGAGAAACTCCGCGGCCAAGAAAAGCAATTGACCAACGTGGCCATTAACGGAGATCAAGCAGTTCCGCTCGACTCTCTCAACAGTCGACAAAGGGAAATCATCGCGGAATTCGAAGTGGGCGATGCAGAAGAGTTTGGACTTCGTGTCTGCGAAGGGCCTGATGAACGGACCGTGATCGGAGTTCGTCCACAAGCGTCGGAGGTTTTCGTTGATCGAACACAGAGCGGAGAAGTCGAATTCCATCCTGCGTTTCCCGGTCGGCACGCTGCCCCCATCTCGATCAAAAACGGCCGCGTTCAACTTCACATTTTCGTTGACACATCATCAGTCGAACTTTTCGCGAATGACGGAGAGATCACAATCACCGATCGCATCTTCCCAAGCGAAGCAAGCGACGGCGTCACTCTCTATTCCAAAGAAGGAACCGCACGCCTCGTGTCGCTGCAAATCTGGGAACTGAATTCCATTTGGCACAACCCAAAAGAGCAATAA